The Blautia obeum ATCC 29174 region AGCTCCTTTGTATTATCGGGTACAGACCGGCGCATTTCGGAACAGAGAGAATGCAGACCGTATGCTTTATCAATTGACAGATCAGGGATATCCGGCATTTCTGTTGAATGAAAATGATTTATATAAAGTACAGGTTGGTGCATTTCAGCAGATTGGAAATGCAATAAATATGGAACAACGCCTCAGAGATGCAGGATATAGTACGGTCATTGTAACAAAATAAACCAAAAGAGAAGGTATCGAATATGTACGAAGAGTTCATAAAAGAAACAAGTAAGTTCATTTTTGCAGAAAATAAGCCAGAGAAAGCGGATATTATTTTTGTACCCGGCAATGGTTATTCACAGATGGCAGAGAGAGCGGCACAGCTGTATGCGAAAAAATATGCTCTATTTGTACTGCCAAGTGGAAAATACAGTATTTCTACAGGCAGATTTGGCGGAGTACTAACTGGTCAGAAACGGTACAGTGGAGAGTATCAGACGGAATGGGAATTTTTAAAGGATGTACTGATGAAGAATGGTGTGCCGGCGGATGCTGTTCTGAAGGAAGATCAGGCGACATTTACCTGGGAAAATGCAAAGTTTTCCAGAAAAGTTACAGATCAGGCAGGTATTAATATAAGGAAGGCAATTATTTGTTG contains the following coding sequences:
- a CDS encoding YdcF family protein — protein: MYEEFIKETSKFIFAENKPEKADIIFVPGNGYSQMAERAAQLYAKKYALFVLPSGKYSISTGRFGGVLTGQKRYSGEYQTEWEFLKDVLMKNGVPADAVLKEDQATFTWENAKFSRKVTDQAGINIRKAIICCKNYHARRALMYYQRAYPDTEFRVCPCCVDGITRDNWTESERGIKEVLAEVNRIVTQFSLMM